The following are from one region of the Candidatus Eisenbacteria bacterium genome:
- a CDS encoding slipin family protein produces the protein EAERERRAKIINAEGELQASQKLSEAAAVIATQPLAMQLRYLQTLAEIATENNSTTIFPVPIDLFEPLVRAKREAEARS, from the coding sequence CGAGGCCGAGCGCGAGCGCCGCGCGAAGATCATCAACGCCGAGGGCGAGCTCCAGGCGAGCCAGAAGCTCTCCGAGGCCGCGGCGGTGATCGCGACGCAGCCGCTCGCGATGCAGCTTCGCTACCTCCAGACGCTCGCGGAGATCGCGACCGAGAACAACTCCACCACGATCTTCCCGGTGCCCATCGACCTCTTCGAGCCTCTGGTCCGGGCGAAGCGCGAGGCGGAGGCCCGGTCGTGA